The Amphiprion ocellaris isolate individual 3 ecotype Okinawa chromosome 6, ASM2253959v1, whole genome shotgun sequence genome contains a region encoding:
- the naaladl1 gene encoding aminopeptidase NAALADL1, whose amino-acid sequence MIIKAVIGVLCAAVVLAIGIVIGHFGINNSSAPSWLNDVAKDVDESLIEKFLAEVDTIHIQENLRELTDVPHMATTPGDEKTVQTMLRRWQDADTGLDDAWREEYNVYLSFPDPNNPNKVTVVDAANTVQHSIREREKAYTSDQDDPEVVQPYAAYSPAGHAKGKLVYANQGKPSDYEQLSQTLNLTGTIAITRYGGAGRGAKAINAAPYGVVGVLVYTDPLDINDGLMSDTNETYPHSWYMPPSGVERGSFNRDFGDLLTPYLAAKEETYRIPPENIVGIPPIPIQPIGFEDAYILICALGGDAAPSEWQGAFNCTYNYGGPGFKPTSEFNNSDVKMDIYNKEVIKNSANVMGVIRGSVEPDRYVIYGNHRDSWVHGAIDPSSGTSVMLEITRVLGRMVKQGIWRPRRSIIFGSWGAEEFGLIGSAEYTEQYFAKLSERTIAYINVDIAVFANATLRASAMPSLQNVIFKASKEVNAPGESSTSVYEAWKLHSNRTSPTHGVIPRLGYLTGAGSDYAAFVHYLGISSIDMSYTYDRSKTNARIYPAYHTAYDTFDYASKYIDPGFVSHQAVARTAGNILIRLADSLLLPFNCSDYAEILEDYLNTAVTLYQQQLEAHKISIEPLKRAVAMFRTNAQQLEKMIHNSDLANETPLKVRRINDQLMLLDRAFLDPLAFPDKYAFRHVIWTSSSAGKATFPGLADAFAQAESSGLDSDWDKVHYHLSVVSQAIEGAASTLADVI is encoded by the exons ATGATCATAAAGGCAGTGATTGGGGTTCTATGTGCAGCAGTTGTACTGGCCATTGGTATCGTAATCGGTCACTTTGGTATCAACAACAGCTCGGCTCCATCCTGGTTGAACGATGTGGCGAAAGACGTGGATGAAAGCCTCATTGAGAAGTTCTTGGCCGAGGTGGACACCATTCACATTCAGGAAAACCTACG GGAGCTGACCGATGTGCCTCATATGGCCACCACACCTGGAGATGAGAAGACAGTGCAGACTATGCTGAGGAGATGGCAGGACGCTGACACGGGTCTGGATGATGCCTGGAGAGAAGAGTACAACGTGTACCTGTCCTTCCCTGACCCCAATAATCCCAATAAGGTCACTGTAG TGGACGCAGCCAACACTGTGCAGCACTCCATCAGAGAAAGGGAGAAGGCTTACACTTCAGATCAAGACGATCCTGAGGTGGTTCAACCATACGCTGCATACTCACCCGCAGGACATGCAAAG GGGAAACTGGTTTATGCCAATCAGGGGAAACCAAGTGATTACGAACAGCTGAGCCAGACGCTGAACCTCACAGGAACCATCGCCATCACCAGATATGGTGGAGCAGGAAGGGGAGCTAAA GCCATCAATGCAGCACCCTACGGAGTCGTCGGTGTGCTCGTCTACACAGACCCTCTGGACATCAATGATGGTCTCATGTCAGACACCAACGAGACATATCCTCACTCCTGGTACATGCCGCCCTCTGGTGTGGAGAGAGGCTCCTTTAACAGAGACTTTGGAGACCTGCTCACGCCGTACCTGGCTGCCAAAG AGGAAACCTACAGAATCCCACCAGAGAATATAGTAGGGATCCCTCCCATTCCAATTCAACCAATCGGATTCGAGGATGCCTACATATTAATCTG TGCGTTGGGTGGAGATGCAGCTCCAAGTGAATGGCAGGGAGCTTTCAACTGTACCTACAATTATGGTGGTCCAGGCTTCAAACCCACATCTGAGTTCAACAACAG TGATGTGAAAATGGACATTTACAACAAGGAAGTAATAAAGAACTCCGCAAACGTGATGGGAGTTATCAGAGGAAGTGTGGAGCCAG ACAGGTATGTGATCTATGGGAACCACAGGGACAGTTGGGTTCATGGTGCCATCGATCCAAGCAGTGGGACATCTGTCATGCTGGAAATTACCAGAGTTCTGGGCCGGATGGTCAAACAAG GCATCTGGAGGCCTCGGAGGTCCATCATCTTTGGAAGCTGGGGAGCTGAGGAGTTTGGACTCATCGGGTCTGCTGAATACACAGAG CAATACTTCGCCAAGCTCAGTGAACGCACCATCGCTTATATAAATGTGGACATAGCTGTGTTTG cCAATGCCACCCTCAGAGCTTCAGCAATGCCATCACTGCAGAATGTTATCTTCAAGGCTTCAAAAGAG GTCAATGCACCTGGAGAATCCTCCACATCTGTATATGAGGCCTGGAAACTTCATTCCAACAGGACAAGTCCAACCCATGGAGTCATTCCCAG GCTGGGTTATCTGACAGGAGCAGGAAGTGATTACGCTGCCTTTGTGCATTACCTGGGAATCTCTTCCATTGATATGTCATACACTTATGACAGG AGTAAAACAAACGCTCGGATTTACCCTGCTTACCACACAGCATACGACACTTTTGACTACGCCTCAAAATACATCGATCCTG gGTTCGTCAGTCACCAAGCCGTCGCCAGGACTGCAGGAAATATCCTGATCCGATTGGCCGATAGCCTGCTGTTGCCATTTAACTGCAGTGACTACGCTGAGATCCTGGAGGACTACCTCAACACAGCGGTGACTCTATATCAGCAGCAACTTGAAGCTCATAAGATCTCCATTG AACCTCTGAAGCGTGCAGTGGCCATGTTTCGCACTAATGCTCAGCAACTGGAAAAGATGATTCACAATTCAGACCTGGCAAATGAAAC GCCGCTGAAGGTCCGAAGGATCAATGACCAGCTCATGTTGCTGGATCGAGCCTTCCTGGACCCTCTGGCCTTCCCAGATAAATATGCATTCAG GCATGTTATCTGGACTTCAAGCAGTGCCGGCAAGGCAACTTTCCCAGGTTTGGCTGATGCCTTCGCCCAAGCTGAATCATCAGGACTGGACAGTGACTGGGATAAAGTGCACTATCACCTGTCAGTGGTGAGCCAAGCCATCGAGGGAGCTGCCAGCACACTGGCTGATGTCATATAG
- the LOC111564815 gene encoding atos homolog protein B — protein sequence MRHIHVELAHKKAPLELPAQEGDLPPPSSPTQGLDPGVRPGVARHFGQEELRLQKVYQLSIFSQLGGFSTSTETHSDAQQRPLRMGVKRGLEEPQLTHKRPHLGDSSDREALEGGVLCGPAPAQGVGMGSTAGPGVSGSLYSCIQMEHRDSEGGLSPRSPPLSPSHNPSRRPAQHNHDRPIPDVFAPLSPKSPPMCDPHGHLFDQGHSLGSSARTEPPNGARTPTHSLGSPGNDSCSNGSSGGQPSPYLYEMSTYETPNPASPTSPPGPFSPPHHTELQEPGEATEWDVGLESSPPERSATQAASSSSSNGLASWEKTPSSNGHRLLSGGHWPAKKRLLSPSDTGESCSEDEGPSTSKRSRLSLLAPGLGPASCRSTDAKAAPYWNHLLPSVWDRPKTATDCTRSGRRLKNGLRLKSRQLRSGRHTDTGRSTRSSWPSSSISRSLLGNFEESILKGRFSPSGRIEGFTAEIGASGSYCPQHVTLPVQVTYYDISEHSAPSPFLGVISLEHLGKKGYSIPKAGTIQVTLFNPNKTVVKMFLVTYNFGDMPVNHMTFLRHRIFLVPVEDGVEGKSEASPGSGVLDRKKILCYLIHLRFQSSKSGKIYLHNDIRLLFSRKSIEVDTGIPYELKSFTEVPRNPKYSPRV from the exons ATGCGGCACATTCACGTGGAGTTAGCCCACAAAAAGGCTCCACTAGAGCTTCCAGCACAGGAGGGGGACCTGCCTCCACCTTCATCCCCAACACAGGGCCTCGACCCTGGTGTGAGACCGGGGGTGGCCAGGCACTTTGGCCAGGAGGAGCTGCGGCTCCAAAAGGTCTACCAGCTCTCCATCTTCTCCCAGTTGGGGGGATTTTCTACCTCCACAGAAACCCACTCTGATGCCCAACAGAGGCCTCTCCGGATGGGTGTGAAGAGGGGGTTAGAAGAGCCTCAGTTGACTCATAAGCGCCCCCATCTGGGTGACTCCTCAGACAGGGAGGCACTGGAGGGAGGGGTGTTGTGTGGGCCAGCCCCAGCTCAAGGTGTTGGGATGGGGTCAACAGCTGGGCCTGGTGTGTCTGGTTCCTTATACTCTTGCATACAAATGGAACACAGAGACTCTGAGGGGGGACTGTCACCCAgatctcctcccctctctccgAGCCACAACCCCTCTCGACGCCCAGCTCAGCACAATCACGATAGGCCCATTCCTGATGTGTTTGCTCCACTCTCACCTAAATCCCCCCCAATGTGTGACCCACATGGACATCTCTTTGACCAGGGTCATTCCCTCGGAAGTTCAGCCAGGACTGAGCCACCCAATGGAGCCCGTACACCAACACACTCTCTAGGCAGCCCTGGAAATGACAGCTGTAGTAATGGCTCCTCTGGTGGCCAGCCCAGCCCTTACTTGTATGAAATGTCCACATATGAAACCCCCAACCCTGCCAGCCCCACCAGTCCTCCAGGTCCTTTCTCCCCCCCACaccacacagagctgcaggaaccAGGGGAGGCCACCGAATGGGACGTTGGACTCGAATCCTCCCCACCTGAGCGAAGCGCCACTCAGGcagcctcctcttcttcttcaaatGGCCTGGCTTCCTGGGAGAAAACTCCCAGCAGTAACGGTCACCGTCTGTTGTCTGGAGGTCACTGGCCAGCCAAAAAGAGGCTGCTGTCCCCGAGTGACACGGGAGAGTCGTGTTCAGAAGACGAGGGACCCTCCACATCCAAGAGAAGCAGGCTGTCGTTGTTGGCTCCAGGACTCGGCCCAGCCTCGTGTCGTAGCACTGATGCTAAAGCTGCTCCTTACTGGAACCACTTGCTGCCCTCCGTGTGGGACAGGCCTAAG acTGCCACTGACTGCACAAGATCCGGGAGACGACTGAAGAATGGGCTGCGGTTGAAAAG TCGGCAGCTGCGCAGCGGCAGGCACACGGACACCGGTCGCTCCACACGTTCCAGTTGGCCCTCATCTTCCATCAGCAGATCACTACTTGGCAACTTTGAG GAGTCCATACTGAAGGGACGATTCTCCCCATCAGGTCGGATCGAAGGCTTCACAGCGGAGATCGGTGCCAGCGGCTCGTATTGCCCTCAGCACGTCACCCTGCCGGTGCAGGTTACATACTACGACATCTCAGAGCACAGTGCACCCTCTCCCTTCctg GGGGTGATATCCCTCGAGCATCTTGGGAAGAAAGGATACAGCATACCCAAAGCAGGGACCATTCAAGTG ACCTTATTTAATCCCAACAAAACTGTGGTGAAGATGTTCCTGGTGACGTACAACTTTGGCGATATGCCCGTCAATCACATGACCTTCCTGCGCCACCGCATCTTCCTGGTGCCAGTAGAGGACGGGGTTGAGGGGAAAAGCGAGGCGTCTCCAGGGAGCGGAGTGCTAGACAGGAAGAAGATCCTCTGCTACCTGATACATCTCAG aTTCCAGAGCTCCAAATCTGGGAAAATCTACTTGCACAATGATATCCGGCTGCTATTCTCCCGCAAATCCATCGAAGTGGACACAGGGATCCCGTATGAGCTGAAATCTTTCACCGAGGTGCCAAGAAACCCTAAATACTCCCCCCGTGTGTGA